Within Bacillota bacterium, the genomic segment CAGCTCAGGTGGGAACCTGTGGCGTACGCGAAGCCGGCAGGCGGCGAGGGCAGCACACCCGGAGCCCCCGCGCGGGGAGCGGCGGCGCCAGCCGGGAGCGGCACGCCGGCCCTCCCGGAGTCGTGGCGCATTGGGCCCTACAACCCGCTGGAGTCGCTGCGCCCCACCTACTGGGAGCCGCTTTACGGGGGCGAATGGCCGGGGCCGTTCCTCGGCGCTTCAACGGGCGGCCTGGACGCGCTGGGACGCCAGGCGTACGCGGCCGCCGCCGCGGTGGGCGTGACGACGGGCGAGCCCCTGCTCTACGGGGGGTACGCTCGCGCCCTTGGCGAACCGGAAGGCCCCGTGATGGTCGTTGAGGCGGCACTGGCCCCGGAAGTGGGGACGGGGGAGCAGCCGCCGTTCGGACCCTGGACCTGGTACGGCCAGGTGGCGGCGGCCACCGCGCAGGTGCTGTGGCAGCAGAGCGGCTACACCTCGGGGCGCAGCGCCGCGTTTGGGGCCGCACGGTTGTGGGCGCGCCCGGTCAACCCGGTCTCGGGGACCTGGGCGGGCGCCCTGCGAGACACGTTGCTGGCCGGTAACCTCTCCTCCTACCGCGGGGCCGGCGACCACCGATCCGCGAACGGCCGGCTGTTCCGGCTCGACGGCGCGCTCCTGGCAGAGCGAAGCAGCCAGCCCGTCAATCCGCTTCACGGCACACAGGTGACGGCTCAATGGGCATACGCACGCACGACGACCGCCGGCTCGGCCTTCCGCCTGCGGCTTTCGGCGGGCGTCACAGGTGGGATGCTCGTTTTCCCCGCAGGGGGAGATGGCGAGCTGTTCGGCCTGCGGGCGTTCTCGCCGGGCAAGCTGGGCGCCGACGCAGCGGCCGTTGCGGTAAGCACCGAACAGGAGTGGCGGCTCGGCGCCTTGCGCTATGCGATGGGCGACACGCCCACGTTCCTCAACGCTTTGGCCCTCACCCTGTTCTCGGAGGCGGTGGCCGGGTGGGACCGCCCGGACGCAGGCATTCGCCCGCCGCTTCCCACCGACTCCCTGATGCCCGCATCCTGGTCTCCGGCAGCCGACGTCGGCGCCGAACTGCGCCTGTACGCCACCCTTGACTATGGCCGCGCCCCCGTCGTTTTCCGGTTGGGCGTGGCGCAGGGCATTCGGCAGGACAGGCCGTACGCCTCCACCCGGTGGTACCTGACCCTCGAAGCGCGTTAAGATCCGAGCGTCGGGAGGGTGTCTTGTCCATGCGGTTGCTCCGCCGTTGGTTCCTGACCGGGCTCGTGGTGCTGCTTCCGCTCATCGTAACGGGTTACATCCTGTGGTTCGGCTTCAATTTGCTGGACGGGTTCTGGCGCAGCCTGCTGGCTTACGTGCTCGGCTACTACGTGCCCGGGGTCGGTGCGATCCTGACCGTGACGCTGACCATGGGCGTGGGGGCCCTCGCCACCAACGTGTTTGGCCGGCAGCTCATCGCCTGGGGAGAGAGGCTGCTGCAGCGCATCCCGGTGGTGCGCAGCGTCTACACCACCACCAAGCAGGTGGTGGACGTCTTTGCGGGAGGCCACAAGACAGGGTTTCAGCGGGTGGTGCTCTTCGAGTATCCGCGCCGGGGGATCTACTCCCTGGGCTTCCTGACCGCCACCACCGCGCCCGAGGCGGTGGAGGAAGCGACGGGGGAAGAGATGTGGTCCATCTTCGTGCCCACGGCACCCAACCCCACCACGGGGTGGCTTGCCATGGTGCCGAAGAGCCAGTGCCGGCTGGTTGACATGACGACGGACGAGGCGTTCCGGCTGATCATCTCCGGCGGCGTGCTCATCGGCGAGCGGCCCCGCAAGGGTGCCGGCGGCTCGCGGGACCACCTCAAAGCCCAAACCAGCGGTAGTAGTTGAGGTAGCCGGGCAAGCGAAGGAAGAAGTTGGTATACAGGGCCACGCCGATCAGGATGAGAAGCGCCCCGCTCGCCCGTTCCACCCACAACCCGTAGCGCCCCAGCCACCGGGTGACCCGGCCGGCCCCGCGCTCCATGATCCCGGCCATCAGCAAGAACGGCACGGCCATCCCCGCCGCGTAGAGCGCCAGCAGCGCCACGCCGGCGCCGACGGTCCGCGCCGTGCCTGCCAGCAACAGGACGGAGGCCAGCACGGGCCCCACGCACGGCGACCAGCCGGCGGCAAACGCCATGCCGACGAAAAAGGCACCCCATGGCCCGCTGCCGAGCCACCGCCGGGCCCCCTGTTGCGCGGCCGGCGCCTGCGCGGGTGAGCCGGCGCGGCTGCCGGGCAGGCGGGTGATGAGGCGGCGTTCGACGTCGAGAAACCCGAAGCGCAGAGCCCCAAGCTGGTGCAGCCCCAGGAGCACCACCAGTACGCCCGCGACCTGCCGCACGATGGATCGGTTCGCCCACAGTTGCCGGCCCAGGGCCGTCGCCGACGCGCCCAGCAGAACGAAGATGGCCGAGAAGCCCAGGACGAACATCAGGCTGCGGCCCACCAGGTGCCACCGGCCGCCGCCCGACAGCGCCGAGCTCGACAGGTACCCGATGTACGCCGGCACCAGCGCCAGGACGCAGGGCGAGAAAAGAGAGAGCAGCCCGGCCGTGAAGGCCAGGGCCCCGCTGGCGACGGAAACCCCTTCAGTCAACGGGGACCCCCGCCTGGCGGGCGAAGCCACGCAGTTGCTCGGGGCTCATGGCGCCCGTGTAAACCGCGCGAACGATTCCTTCCCGGTCGATGAAGTACGACGTCGGGATGGCGAAGACCCTGTAGCGTTCCATGACCTGCCCGTCAGAATCGAGCAAGAAGCGCCAGGAGTACGGGTTTTTCTCCAGGAACGCCCTGACCAGTTCGGCCGGTTCTCCCACGTCGACGCCGAGCACCTCAATCCGGCCCCCAAAGCGCCTGACGAACTCCTCGATGTGGGGCATCTCCTCGCGGCAAGGCGGGCACCACGTGGCCCAGAAGTTGATCATGACGGGCCGGCCCCGCAGATCCGAGAGCCGCACGGTACGGCCCTCCAGGTCCTTGAGGGTGAAATCGGGGGCAGGGCTGCCGATTTCGGGAGCCGCCGGCCGGCGCGCGGCGGCCACGGGGCCGGGCTGCGCTTCTGATAAAATGACGGGAGAAGGTGCGGGCGGCTCCTGGTCGGGCTGCCGGGTGGCGAGCCACCAGGCGGCTGCTGCGGCAAGGGCCAGGGAGGCCACGGCGATGGAGGGCAGGTAGACCCTCACCGCCTTTCGAGCGGCGGGCTGCATGGCGTAGAAAGACCCCACCTTCCGGCGGTATTTTAACGGCACGGATCGAGCCGGTAAACGGAGCGGAGCACAATTCCCATACGGGCAGGGGTATGTCACCCATGATCGTCGTGGGGACATCGGGCTACGCTTACGAGGACTGGAAAGGCCCCTTCTACCCTCGGGACCTCAAGCCGGAGGAGTACCTGGCCTTCTACGCCCGCTTCTTCCGCTTCACCGAGGTCAACTCGACCTATTACCGCAGCCCCTCGCCGTTCATGCTCAAGCGCCTGGCCGAAAAGACCCCCGAGGGCTTCGAGTTCGCCGTGAAAGCCTTCTCGGGCATCACGCACGAGCGGGCGGACCTCGAGCTCTCTCGGGCGTTCCGCAAGGCGCTCGTTCCCATGGAGGAGCGCGGCAAGCTCGCGTGCGTGGTGCTGCAGTTCCCCAACAGTTTCCGGCCCGAGCCGGAAGCGTTCGAGTACCTGCGCAGGGTCCGAGAGGCTTTCGAAGGGGTGCGGGTCGTGGTGGAGTTCCGCTACCGGGCGTGGGTGCAGGGTGAGCACGCCTTTGAGCTGTTGCGCCAGATCGACGCAGGCTTTGTGGCGGTGGACGAGCCGCAGTTGAGCACGCTCGTCCCGCCGGTGGTGCGGGCGACGAGCGGCGTCGGATACGTGCGCTTCCACGGGCGCAACCGCGAGAAGTGGTGGAAGCACGAGCAAGCGTACGAGCGCTACGACTACCTGTACTCCCGTGCCGAACTCAAAGAGTGGGTGCCGCGCCTCGTGGAGCTGGAGGCCAAGACGGATCGGGTCTACGTGGCCATGAACAACCACTACCAGGCCAAGTCCGTCGTCAACGCCCGCATGCTGCAGGAGCTGTTGGGGCTGCCGGGCGCCGGGAATTAACTCCCGGCGCCGCGGCGCAGATTCTCCAGGAGCGCATCCACGTCCACGTGCTGCTCAACGAGCTCCCGGGCGACGCGCAGGCTCTCGGTGTCCGCGGGGTCGATGCGGCGGGAAAGGCGCCCGAGCTTCTCCACGGTGGAGTACGTGTCGCCCGAGACCAGCAGTACGGGAACGCCCTTTTCGTCGGCCTGCTGGAGCACCTCCACGTTGGGGAACAGCCCGCCCGTGAGGATGATCACCGACGTGCTGGTCTCCAGGGCGGCCAGGGCCAGGTCCGATCGGTCGCCCCCCGTCACGACCGCCTTGTTGGCGGCCCGCCGCAGGTAGCGCAGGGCGCTTTCGAAGCTCATCGCTCCGACGAGGATGTCCTCGATGGGCCGGGAAAGCCCCCGCTCGCCGGCCAATAGCTCGGCGCGCAGGTACTCCTTCACCTCGGCGGCGGTGGGCGCCGTGATCTCAACCCGCTGCGGCACCACGCCCACCACGGGGAAGCCCAGCGACTGCAAGAGCGGGCGGTAGACGCTCAGGCTCTTCTCCCAGCTTGCCAGGGGCACGTTGTTGAACACGTTGCCGACCACCAAAACGCCCCGGCACCGCATGTGCTGGTTTCGCACCACCATCACGTCGAACTCCAGGTCGTCCCGCACGTGGTCCACCATGAGCGCCTGGGCGCCGACCTCCTTGGCCAGGGCGAACGTGTCGAGCCCCAGCGCGGCTCCGGCCTGCGGGGACGTCGGGCTTTCGATGAACAGGATGTCGACGGATGCCGCGGCCTTCTCGATGCGGTCCCGCACCTGCTCGACGTGGGCCGGATCGGGCCGCATCCGGGTGAGGTAGTGGGGCCCGATCGCGAAGCACACGCCCTCGGCGGGGGCGTCGTGCAGGACGGCCTTCATCAGCGTCACGTCGGGGTCCCGGTTATCGGTCAGCGCCACCACGTTGCCGATGGGCTTGATGTAGCCCACCTTCTGCCCGCGCTTTTCCAGGGCGGCGCTCAAACCCACGCAGAGCGCGGTCTTTC encodes:
- a CDS encoding DUF502 domain-containing protein, whose protein sequence is MRLLRRWFLTGLVVLLPLIVTGYILWFGFNLLDGFWRSLLAYVLGYYVPGVGAILTVTLTMGVGALATNVFGRQLIAWGERLLQRIPVVRSVYTTTKQVVDVFAGGHKTGFQRVVLFEYPRRGIYSLGFLTATTAPEAVEEATGEEMWSIFVPTAPNPTTGWLAMVPKSQCRLVDMTTDEAFRLIISGGVLIGERPRKGAGGSRDHLKAQTSGSS
- a CDS encoding cytochrome c biogenesis protein CcdA; its protein translation is MTEGVSVASGALAFTAGLLSLFSPCVLALVPAYIGYLSSSALSGGGRWHLVGRSLMFVLGFSAIFVLLGASATALGRQLWANRSIVRQVAGVLVVLLGLHQLGALRFGFLDVERRLITRLPGSRAGSPAQAPAAQQGARRWLGSGPWGAFFVGMAFAAGWSPCVGPVLASVLLLAGTARTVGAGVALLALYAAGMAVPFLLMAGIMERGAGRVTRWLGRYGLWVERASGALLILIGVALYTNFFLRLPGYLNYYRWFGL
- a CDS encoding TlpA disulfide reductase family protein, which translates into the protein MQPAARKAVRVYLPSIAVASLALAAAAAWWLATRQPDQEPPAPSPVILSEAQPGPVAAARRPAAPEIGSPAPDFTLKDLEGRTVRLSDLRGRPVMINFWATWCPPCREEMPHIEEFVRRFGGRIEVLGVDVGEPAELVRAFLEKNPYSWRFLLDSDGQVMERYRVFAIPTSYFIDREGIVRAVYTGAMSPEQLRGFARQAGVPVD
- a CDS encoding DUF72 domain-containing protein, producing MIVVGTSGYAYEDWKGPFYPRDLKPEEYLAFYARFFRFTEVNSTYYRSPSPFMLKRLAEKTPEGFEFAVKAFSGITHERADLELSRAFRKALVPMEERGKLACVVLQFPNSFRPEPEAFEYLRRVREAFEGVRVVVEFRYRAWVQGEHAFELLRQIDAGFVAVDEPQLSTLVPPVVRATSGVGYVRFHGRNREKWWKHEQAYERYDYLYSRAELKEWVPRLVELEAKTDRVYVAMNNHYQAKSVVNARMLQELLGLPGAGN
- a CDS encoding DRTGG domain-containing protein; the encoded protein is MYKVLLTGAAGSGKTALCVGLSAALEKRGQKVGYIKPIGNVVALTDNRDPDVTLMKAVLHDAPAEGVCFAIGPHYLTRMRPDPAHVEQVRDRIEKAAASVDILFIESPTSPQAGAALGLDTFALAKEVGAQALMVDHVRDDLEFDVMVVRNQHMRCRGVLVVGNVFNNVPLASWEKSLSVYRPLLQSLGFPVVGVVPQRVEITAPTAAEVKEYLRAELLAGERGLSRPIEDILVGAMSFESALRYLRRAANKAVVTGGDRSDLALAALETSTSVIILTGGLFPNVEVLQQADEKGVPVLLVSGDTYSTVEKLGRLSRRIDPADTESLRVARELVEQHVDVDALLENLRRGAGS